One part of the Haliotis asinina isolate JCU_RB_2024 chromosome 2, JCU_Hal_asi_v2, whole genome shotgun sequence genome encodes these proteins:
- the LOC137272560 gene encoding nmrA-like family domain-containing protein 1: protein MAAPLIITVFGASGPQGGAIARTLTTDPNIRVRAVTSDATQQQQLPQNDCIETCQCNLNDVYSINAVLSGADACLLVTLTDFKDPSCKENEIRQGRLIADACAMAGVKHVVFSTQLHAKRMLGIEVRHLDAKAEIEDYLYQKNIPLTCIMVPCFYEEFMGLFRPNQVDRHEYILSLPIGQAPLDMISINDIGDIVRKIFLNRDVYLNKTISVCGDKITMREIAQILTTHLKPKVFREKQISVNDYKMLDFPGVRDWANMFYFFGRVDQRYNVASSRQINPRLLSFEDWVCQNRELLHKAL, encoded by the exons ATGGCGGCACCACTTATCATCACGGTATTTGGAGCCAGTGGGCCACAAGGTGGCGCCATAGCACGTACCCTTACAACTGACCCCAACATCCGGGTACGGGCGGTGACGAGTGACGCCACACAACAGCAGCAGTTGCCTCAGAACGACTGTATTGAAACTTGCCAGTGCAATCTGAATGACGTTTACAGTATCAACGCTGTTTTAAGCGGCGCCGACGCATGTCTCCTTGTCACCTTAACCGACTTTAAAGACCCATCGtgcaaagaaaatgaaattcgACAGGGACGTCTAATAGCAGACGCATGCGCAATGGCTGGCGTGAAACATGTTGTTTTCAGTACGCAGTTGCACGCGAAACGTATGTTGGGAATTGAGGTCCGTCACCTCGACGCCAAGGCTGAAATCGAGGATTACTTGTATCAGAAGAACATCCCTCTGACGTGTATTATGGTGCCATGTTTCTATGAAGAGTTCATGGGATTGTTCAGGCCCAACCAGGTTGACCGTCACGAATATATACTGT CGCTGCCCATAGGTCAGGCCCCACTGGATATGATCAGCATCAACGACATCGGGGACATCGTGCGCAAAATCTTCCTCAACCGCGACGTGTACCTCAACAAGACCATAAGTGTCTGCGGGGACAAGATCACGATGAGGGAGATCGCCCAGATTCTCACCACACATCTCAAGCCGAAAGTGTTCCGAGAAAAACAG ATCAGTGTGAACGACTACAAGATGCTGGATTTCCCCGGTGTCCGTGACTGGGCCAACATGTTCTACTTCTTCGGCCGGGTTGACCAGAGATACAACGTGGCGTCCTCCAGACAGATCAACCCCAGATTGCTCTCCTTCGAGGACTGGGTTTGTCAAAACAGGGAACTTTTGCACAAGGCGCTGTGA